In the genome of Brachypodium distachyon strain Bd21 chromosome 3, Brachypodium_distachyon_v3.0, whole genome shotgun sequence, the window ACCCAACAGCTTATTCAGGTAAGTGGCCAACTGGCCATTACTCAAGATATTGAATCCAGCACTTGGGATATAATTTTATCATGGCATTGTCACACCAATACTAAATGATGAACATGTCCAGAAATATGATCTCGATCCAGCTGCaaaagctgctgctgcttcagcTTTGGCATCTAAGCTGGGCGCGGAGTCTGGCTTAAAGATACATCTCGGGGAGGAACCAAATTTGGATGCAGCAGTGGCTAGGAGCAACGAAGTTGACATATTGGCAACAGATGGGCTGAGAAATAGGAAGCAACCGAATGTAAGAGGTGGCAGGACTGGAAGTACGACAGCTGCTCATACTTCCGCACAGGGGGCTGAATCCAGTTCAACTCTTAGTGCTGGCCTGGAAAATGTACAGCCTCAAAGGGTTGTCGAACATTATCAAGGTTCAGGGGCAAGTGATGGTGGTTGGGTTGCAAAAATCGCTGCCTTACTTGTGGGGGAGGACCCATCACAGTCGTATGCCTTGATCTGTGGCAATTGCCATATGCATAATGGTGTGTATAATAAACAAAACTCTTGAGCTATCACATTACAAAGAATGGATGCTTACCTACTAATATATCAATGTGCAGGCTTGGCCCGGAAGGAAGATTACCCACACATCACATACTATTGCCCACACTGTCATGCACTAAACACATCAAAGCAGTCCACGGTGCACTACTCAGGCTCCAGCTCAGGCCCGTCGACCCCCATTGCTCCTGCTGATGGACTATCTACTACAAGCTCAGTAGTAGAGAGTGAATTGATTAACATGGCTACAGTGCAGGAGCTGCCAaaggaagaacatgaagagAAGCAAGAAGTGGAGGCAAGTTGATGGCTTATACTATTACTGTTGGTCTTTGTGAAATTAGTTCAGCTTTGCGGCATATATCGTGGTGTTTCAACTTTCAACTGGTTTGAGCCGCAGATGTAGCACTGTTGTAAAATTGGTAATAGTGACCGATATGATCCACAGCAACCCAGTACAATAATATCTTTAGCCACCTTACGTGTGACCATCCTTAAGTGGATGAATTTTGTTGCCAATGGAGATTGCCGGACTGGAGAGTGAAGGCTGCCTGCTGCCTGTAAAGATGAGGTTGGGAAGTTATGAGATGGAGGCGAACAGGTCAGTTGGTAATGTTGAAACTGGGTGGTGTATAACATACTACGTGATTGGTGTAGTACATGCCTCCAATGCTCCAATTCTATTTTAGGCACATTTGTTTGCAGTTTATTCCGTTGGAGACGAGGAAGATGGAATTTTTATGACAGTGTTTTGACCTCCACCTTTATAGATGTATACTCAAGTTTGTAACGTTTTTAGCATTTCATCCGTCCCAGAGTCCCACTGATACTGCGACTAATGTCTCGTCATATCCCTTTTAACTTCATCCTCTTGTTTTGCCTGGCCTGGCTGGATTAGTGGCACTGCGGCTCTGACAATGGGTTGTATCACTGTATGCTGTTGCTGCCTAGCTGGATATGTGGAGTTTTGATCGACTGCTCCAATTGAGCAACCTGTTTACGCGTGGCAGTTTGCTGGAACTTCCTGGCCATCGAATCAGCATGGACCCGCGTGTTTGCGTGGGCACGCTGCCTCGATCCTCGATGATTCTTTGTTCTTGCTGGTACGGGTGCCCGCGCAGCGGCCCAGGCCAGGACCGATGTGGCGACGGGTTACTGcacagcgatggctgagtccaGGTAGGGAAGTGGATATGACTTTGAGTGATCCTCCAAGCAGGGCTGCATGACGGGGACAGAGGGCGCAACAAGGAGATGGGGTCATGGGGGTGTTGGAATTGTCGAGCAAACTGACAGATTTCCTACGGCGAGAGCAACACGTCGCAACGCAAGCAAGA includes:
- the LOC100844908 gene encoding uncharacterized protein At2g24330 — translated: MASPAAEVAGEPAEGKGKEEETKKGGGVLGRIWRGLFGGREDYEKRLQYLSKEEAAVHARMRRRTQFSRRTVRNIIVLSVLAEVVAVAYAIMMTRNEDLTWQMRAIRVLPMFALPAISSVLYSAVVNFTRMRERKDEKTLEKLRAERKAKIDELKERTNYYLTQQLIQKYDLDPAAKAAAASALASKLGAESGLKIHLGEEPNLDAAVARSNEVDILATDGLRNRKQPNVRGGRTGSTTAAHTSAQGAESSSTLSAGLENVQPQRVVEHYQGSGASDGGWVAKIAALLVGEDPSQSYALICGNCHMHNGLARKEDYPHITYYCPHCHALNTSKQSTVHYSGSSSGPSTPIAPADGLSTTSSVVESELINMATVQELPKEEHEEKQEVEAS